A region of Pseudorasbora parva isolate DD20220531a chromosome 14, ASM2467924v1, whole genome shotgun sequence DNA encodes the following proteins:
- the zgc:171566 gene encoding zgc:171566 — protein MYRQVLMLAVSAAILCGFTASCARNLNYRPIIGILAQENLEDDPHAQGSSYIAASYVKHLESAGARVVPIRINRTEEEYEKLFNAINGLLLPGGNVDIEKSQFTRAAKIFYELAIKANDASDYFPIWGTCQGFQQLTVLTSNKNLLTLTDTKAVALPLTFSPEANKSRLFKKFPKDVLQSLAEENITSNFHSWSLSMQNYSGNAKLKRFYRVLTTNTDGKKEFISTMEASRYPFYAVQWHPEKSPFEWIDKPGMVHTLSAIKATFYTAYFFVSEAMKNHHRFSSQSEEEKALIYNYQPVFNGLDSIFLQNYYFD, from the exons ATGTATCGCCAGGTGCTCATGCTCGCGGTCTCCGCCGCTATTCTATGCGGTTTTACAGCATCATGCGCTCGTAATTTAAATTACAGACCAATTATTG GAATCTTAGCCCAGGAAAACTTGGAGGACGACCCTCATGCACAGGGATCTTCTTATATTGCTGCATCATATGTGAAGCACTTGGAGTCAGCTGGTGCCAGGGTTGTACCGATCCG CATAAATCGCACAGAGGAGGAGTATGAAAAACTGTTCAACGCAATAAACGG TTTGTTGCTACCTGGAGGGAATGTGGACATTGAAAAGTCTCAGTTTACCAGAGCGGCAAAGATTTTCTATGAACTTGCAATAAAG GCGAATGATGCCTCGGATTATTTTCCAATCTGGGGCACGTGCCAGGGCTTCCAGCAGCTCACAGTTCTGACCAGCAACAAGAACCTGCTGACCTTGACCGACACCAAAGCAGTCGCCTTGCCATTGACATTCAGCCCAG AAGCCAACAAAAGCCGCTTGTTCAAAAAGTTTCCAAAGGATGTTCTTCAGTCTCTGGCAGAAGAAAACATCACATCTAATTTCCACAGCTGGAGCTTGTCCATGCAG AATTACAGTGGCAATGCAAAGCTGAAGCGTTTTTATCGAGTCCTGACCACAAATACAGACGGCAAGAAAGAGTTCATTTCCACCATGGAGG CGTCACGATATCCCTTCTACGCTGTGCAGTGGCACCCAGAGAAAAGCCCATTTGAGTGGATTGATAAACCTGGTATGGTGCACACCCTCTCAGCCATCAAAGCCACTTTCTACACTGCCTACTTCTTTGTTTCTGAAG CAATGAAAAACCATCATCGCTTTTCTTCGCAAAGTGAAGAGGAAAAAGCCCTTATTTACAACTATCAGCCCGTCTTCAATGGCCTGGACAGCATCTTCCTCCAAAATTACTACTTCGATTAA